A single region of the Alosa alosa isolate M-15738 ecotype Scorff River chromosome 6, AALO_Geno_1.1, whole genome shotgun sequence genome encodes:
- the LOC125295916 gene encoding uncharacterized protein LOC125295916 yields the protein MEEGDESEEFSPNCMDFYLSKVSHNTRPFVGVCLGKGEDLSESQDDDCAWTPSRSQKRRKRQRKKAEPTKERWNERWREGGRGGGREVPQRGRARGDMRERRSRRILSEPSEPASSSDECPRTSRAHHRWNPNPWDPSPGRRHRFQPHRLSPPPAFADRKAPLWESPSLDSLGSLLSQSPDGRGSTDTSSTRTPGDGDSAHTHHSTQVQLGSCSSCCPSEQSPSSSHSNTPDSAQSYSLSERSSDSFPLDHGSPLRCLCPGFPGNTVSGSSTCSLDRSVTTVSSSCWNGHSDSRCFRAMLDGSLSRVCVQSTVPYTYGSTETGTTSDSCCTLSRSFDAVDGSALPGLCGRPRTDRSKDYSVDTSSLSLRSSTDATCTSTSSAYTVTRSFDSLCAEDIDSHTNSSSTLKPRRRFDSSTVKGSSDSLCTNDDSDSSYVCMNRGKGPCLGVETNSDSRCSSSETVFRSDSSCNTVRRSFDSLCVNDDSESVYVCMNGRGGSNASYSSTETARDSDSSLYSVERSLDSPYLSERVVALCTCPVEMEASQTSTERSVHSLYLSDSTTALCTCPVETEASQSSMEVYPNLYCSETDNGVTSAMTSVVTSDPSVCDSSCGVDSDSLSTSAVAEWGSVSLDDSERSASESTPGNHGNSSDSLYQAVLDSPTSSPGNSAERDSADALAQTLEAGMQLDSPAHLASHLEWVLKDLRGVVTQSDRRLVSPFFRELVRETGDDRDGEKTSANEGFLFHPQKLLQPRNLMYREGQQYSLLQHIQNGSYGDVFSAVDLNTGFKCAAKKVPLCSFSWEEVGTWSGLSSPRVLQLFGAVREGPNIVLFMDLKTGSLAQLLRCRGRLPEDLSLHYHVQVLEALEHLHRRRVLHLDVKVDNVLLSEDGRDCFLCDFGLSEMLDTNGQAPRAFRGYGLRGTETHMAPEVAKGDARGAKADVWSSCCMLLHMLNGCHPWTRYYAHPLCLTIVSEEPPLREVPGSCHPLTALVFRAGLVKDPGRRASATELKERSSDALRAVGGVSSTITYPPTHPPVEPSAEAKIPPAPECPSATSQEAPPPPRGCDITSCCGDSPQPLVHWLSTWRERAQEEEGSDSEDGERHSEEEWSEAEGRKEKWEEEESEEEEGSDLESLRGKASDWMEEEEEWEPFHRLQILYGPKQHTHTHSHTLSHTDQTESEEEALMKGPGLNSVSLPRPPRSQNRVLIPLNTSEHQFDSSEKESDWSDDLSSGVFSSYNSQTDRENFSVDWLVSTNQPPSCCIEGLGVDIWIEDFSGERFRIREKPQVKVGHVAMGISDQISVRMFSLATLDGKLVRPEEEVQESGTWLQCVPALDDCPAWTWRIRDGQLEERR from the exons ATGGAGGAAG GTGACGAGTCTGAGGAGTTCAGTCCCAACTGCATGGATTTCTATCTGAGCAAAGTCTCTCACAACaccag GCCCTTTGTGGGGGTTTGTTTGGGAAAGGGAGAGGATCTCTCCGAGTCCCAGGACGATGACTGTGCCTGGACCCCCAGCCGCAGCCAGAAGAGGcgcaagagacagaggaagaaggCAGAGCCCACCAAGGAGCGCTGGAacgagagatggagggagggagggagagggggaggaagagaggtgcCACAGAGGGGTAGAGCAAGGGGtgacatgagagagaggaggagcagaaggaTCCTGTCCGAGCCTAGTGAGCCGGCCAGCAGCAGCGATGAATGCCCACGCACCTCCAGAGCCCACCACAGGTGGAACCCCAATCCATGGGACCCAAGCCCAGGGAGGAGGCACCGATTTCAGCCTCACAGACTCAGTCCACCCCCCGCCTTTGCCGACCGCAAGGCCCCTCTCTGGGAGTCCCCCAGCCTGGACAGCCTCGGCAGCCTCCTCTCCCAGAGTCCAGATGGCAGAGGCAGCACAGACACCTCCAGCACACGCACGCCAGGGGACGGagactcagcacacacacaccacagcactcAGGTCCAGCTTGGCTCCTGTTCCTCCTGCTGTCCGTCGGAGCAGAGCCCCAGCTCGTCCCACTCCAACACCCCCGACTCCGCTCAGAGCTACAGCCTCTCGGAACGGAGCTCTGACTCATTCCCCCTGGACCATGGCTCACCGCTGCGCTGTTTGTGTCCAGGTTTCCCCGGCAACACAGTTTCCGGTTCCTCCACCTGTAGCTTGGATAGGAGTGTCACGACTGTGTCGTCATCGTGCTGGAACGGTCACTCAGATTCTAGATGCTTCCGTGCCATGCTGGACGGAAGCCTCAGCCGCGTGTGTGTTCAGAGCACCGTCCCGTACACCTATGGCAGCACAGAGACTGGGACGACGTCCGACTCGTGTTGCACACTGTCCAGAAGCTTTGATGCTGTGGACGGCTCGGCCTTGCCTGGTCTGTGTGGGAGACCGAGGACGGACAGGTCGAAGGACTACAGCGTGGACACGTCGTCTTTGTCCCTCCGCAGCAGCACTGACGCCACCTGCACGTCCACCTCTTCTGCCTACACAGTGACGCGCAGCTTCGACTCGCTGTGTGCAGAGGACATCGACTCTCACACAAACTCTAGCAGCACTCTCAAGCCGAGGAGAAGATTTGACTCCTCGACCGTGAAGGGCAGTTCTGACTCCCTCTGTACGAACGACGACTCGGACTCCTCTTACGTGTGTATGAACAGGGGGAAGGGCCCCTGCTTGGGCGTCGAGACTAACTCGGACTCGAGGTGTAGTAGCAGTGAGACGGTCTTTCGCTCGGACTCGTCCTGCAACACCGTGCGGCGGAGCTTCGACTCGCTGTGCGTGAACGATGATTCGGAGTCTGTGTACGTCTGCATGAATGGACGAGGAGGCTCCAACGCATCGTACAGCAGCACAGAGACGGCCAGGGACTCCGACTCGTCACTGTACAGCGTGGAGAGAAGCCTGGACTCCCCCTATCTGAGCGAGAGGGTTGTGGCCCTGTGTACCTGTCCTGTCGAGATGGAGGCCTCTCAGACGAGCACAGAGAGAAGCGtccactctctctatctaaGTGACAGCACTACCGCTCTGTGTACCTGTCCTGTTGAGACAGAGGCCTCCCAAAGTAGCATGGAGGTGTATCCCAACCTCTACTGCAGCGAGACGGACAATGGGGTCACCTCGGCGATGACCTCTgtggtgacctctgacccctccgTGTGTGACTCGTCATGCGGGGTCGACTCAGACTCTCTCAGCACCTCGGCCGTTGCGGAGTGGGGCTCGGTCTCCCTCGACGACAGCGAGAGGAGTGCTTCGGAATCCACTCCCGGAAACCATGGCAACTCATCGGACTCACTGTACCAGGCGGTGCTGGACTCACCCACCTCGTCGCCCGGTAACAGTGCGGAGAGGGACTCCGCTGACGCTCTCGCGCAGACTTTGGAGGCGGGGATGCAGCTGGACTCGCCGGCCCACCTGGCCAGCCACCTGGAGTGGGTTCTGAAGGACCTCCGTGGCGTGGTGACCCAGTCGGACCGGCGCCTGGTGTCGCCCTTCTTCAGGGAACTGGTGAGAGAGACAGGCGACGACAGGGACGGAGAGAAGACTAGCGCCAACGAGGGCTTTCTCTTCCATCCCCAGAAG CTTCTGCAGCCCAGGAACCTGATGTACCGTGAGGGTCAGCAGTACTCTCTGCTCCAGCACATTCAGAACGGCTCTTACGGAGACGTCTTCAGTGCTGTGGACCTCAATACTGGATTCAAGTGTGCGGCCAAAAAG GTGCCGCTCTGTAGTTTCAGCTGGGAAGAGGTGGGCACGTGGAGTGGCCTGAGCTCTCCTCGCGTCCTCCAGCTGTTTGGAGCTGTGAGGGAAGGACCCAACATCGTCCTCTTTATGGACCTCAAGACAG gctCCCTGGCTCAGCTGCTGAGGTGTCGGGGTCGTCTCCCTGAGGACTTGAGTCTGCACTACCACGTCCAGGTGCTGGAGGCCCTGGAGCACCTGCACAGGCGACGCGTGCTGCACCTGGACGTCAAAG tggACAATGTGCTGCTATCTGAGGATGGGAGAGACTGCTTCCTGTGCGACTTTGGACTCTCAGAGATGCTGGACACCAATGGACAGGCACCTAGAGCATTCCggg GATACGGCCTGCGGGGGACAGAGACCCACATGGCACCTGAGGTGGCGAAGGGGGATGCGCGCGGGGCCAAGGCCGACGTCTGGAGCAGCTGCTGCATGTTGCTCCACATGCTCAATGGCTGCCACCCCTGGACCCGCTACTATGCCCACCCACTCTGCCTCACC ATAGTGAGTGAGGAGCCGCCGCTGAGGGAGGTCCCCGGTTCCTGCCACCCGCTGACGGCGCTGGTGTTCCGGGCCGGCCTGGTCAAGGACCCTGGGAGGAGGGCCTCCGCCACAGAGCTCAAGGAGAGGAGCAGCGACGCCCTCAGGGCAG TGGGTGGAGTATCCAGCACCATAACTTACCCACCAACTCACCCACCTGTGGAACCCTCTGCTGAAGCGAAAATCCCTCCAGCCCCAGAATGCCCGTCTGCAACCTCCCAGGAAGCCCCTCCTCCTCCGCGAGGCtgtgacatcacttcctgttgcGGCGACAGCCCCCAGCCCCTGGTGCACTGGCTGAGCAcctggagggagagagcgcaggaggaggagggaagtgacagcgaggatggagagagacactccgaggaggagtggagtgaggcggaggggaggaaagagaagtgggaggaagaggagagcgaggaagaggaggggagcgaTCTGGAGAGCCTGCGGGGGAAGGCCAGCGactggatggaggaggaagaggagtgggAGCCCTTCCACCGGCTGCAGATCCTCTACGGgcccaaacaacacacacacactcactcacacacactctcgcacacaGACCAGACTGAGTCAGAGGAGGAAGCACtcatgaaag GACCCGGTTTGAACAGTGTGTCTCTGCCACGCCCCCCTCGATCACAGAACCGTGTCTTAATCCCACTCAACACATCAGAACACCAGTTTGATTCCTCTGAAAAG GAGTCTGATTGGTCAGATGACCTTAGCTCAGGGGTGTTCTCATCCTATAACAGCCAGACTGACAGAGAGAACTTCAGTGTTGATTGGCTGGTTTCCACCAATCAGCCGCCATCCTGTTGCATTgaag GTTTAGGGGTGGACATCTGGATCGAGGACTTCAGTGGAGAGCGCTTCAGGATCCGAGAGAAACCACAGGTGAAGGTGGGACACGTTGCCATGGGGATCAGTGACCAG ATCTCTGTGCGGATGTTTAGCCTGGCCACCCTGGACGGGAAGCTGGTCCGGCCcgaggaggaggtgcaggagtCGGGCACCTGGCTCCAGTGTGTCCCCGCCCTGGACGACTGCCCCGCCTGGACCTGGAGGATCAGGGACGGACaactggaggagaggagatga